The proteins below come from a single Agromyces flavus genomic window:
- a CDS encoding polyprenyl synthetase family protein, with protein MVPAPRLVDLVNERLEDFLSGRASILRSIAPDLDPLSEFSKRFLSGGKRFRAQFCLRGWEAVRGSSGDQSDDASTAERAAAVSASAALEVFHAAALVHDDLIDNSDTRRGAPSAHRVFESRHADSAWAGSAPDYGRATAVLLGDLLLGWSDELLDDGLAALPTQAARAARLEFNRMRTEVTVGQYLDILEERAWVAMPDDAQRERAERVVVFKSAKYSIEAPLVIGGAIAGGSPAELDALRAFGLPLGIAFQLRDDLLGVYGDPSVTGKPAGDDLREGKRTVLVAIARERLSSPERQLLDDLLGDPDLDEEQVRSLQQALRDCGAVDEVERIIAMRTEEANRALEAAKLDRDASIALADLAGAVTRRVS; from the coding sequence CTTTCCGGCCGTGCTTCCATTCTCCGCTCCATCGCGCCCGACCTCGACCCGCTGTCGGAATTCTCCAAGCGCTTTCTCAGCGGTGGCAAGCGGTTCCGGGCGCAGTTCTGCCTGCGCGGTTGGGAAGCGGTGCGGGGATCGTCGGGCGATCAATCGGATGACGCGTCGACCGCGGAACGAGCGGCCGCCGTGTCCGCGTCCGCGGCGCTCGAGGTGTTCCATGCGGCGGCGCTCGTGCACGACGACCTCATCGACAACTCCGACACGCGTCGCGGCGCGCCATCCGCCCACCGCGTCTTCGAGTCGCGCCACGCCGATTCGGCCTGGGCCGGCAGCGCACCCGACTACGGCCGCGCCACCGCGGTGCTCCTCGGCGACCTGCTGCTCGGCTGGAGCGACGAGTTGCTCGACGACGGGCTCGCGGCACTGCCGACCCAAGCGGCGCGCGCCGCCAGGCTCGAGTTCAATCGCATGCGCACCGAGGTCACGGTGGGTCAGTACCTCGACATCCTCGAGGAGCGGGCGTGGGTCGCGATGCCAGATGATGCGCAGCGCGAACGTGCCGAGCGCGTCGTGGTGTTCAAGTCCGCCAAGTACAGCATCGAGGCGCCGCTGGTGATCGGCGGCGCGATCGCGGGGGGCTCGCCGGCCGAGCTCGATGCGCTCCGTGCGTTCGGCCTGCCGCTCGGCATCGCGTTCCAGCTCCGCGACGACCTGCTCGGCGTCTACGGGGATCCGTCGGTGACCGGCAAGCCGGCGGGCGACGACCTGCGCGAGGGCAAGCGCACGGTGCTCGTCGCCATCGCGCGGGAACGCCTGTCGTCGCCGGAGCGGCAGCTGCTCGACGACCTCCTCGGCGACCCCGATCTCGACGAGGAGCAGGTGCGCTCGCTGCAGCAGGCGCTGCGGGACTGCGGAGCGGTCGACGAGGTCGAGCGGATCATCGCGATGCGCACCGAGGAGGCGAACCGTGCGCTGGAGGCCGCGAAGCTCGACCGGGACGCCTCGATCGCGCTGGCCGATCTCGCCGGCGCGGTGACCCGGCGGGTCAGCTGA
- a CDS encoding Rv2175c family DNA-binding protein, whose product MTDAQQTEWLTVPDLVERLGQTPSRIRRLIDERYLLATRVDGVLKVPAAFLRDDAPLPELHGTAIVLADAGFSDAEALEWLLAEEDSLGTTPIAALHAGRKSEVRRVAQALA is encoded by the coding sequence GTGACCGACGCCCAGCAGACCGAGTGGCTGACCGTTCCCGACCTCGTCGAGCGCCTCGGGCAGACCCCGAGCCGCATCCGTCGCCTGATCGACGAGCGCTACCTGCTCGCGACCCGGGTCGACGGCGTCCTCAAGGTGCCCGCGGCGTTCCTGCGCGACGATGCGCCGCTTCCCGAGCTGCACGGCACCGCGATCGTGCTCGCCGATGCGGGCTTCAGCGACGCCGAGGCGCTCGAGTGGTTGCTCGCCGAGGAGGACAGCCTCGGCACGACCCCGATCGCGGCGCTCCACGCCGGCCGCAAGTCCGAGGTGCGCCGCGTCGCCCAGGCACTCGCCTGA